A region of Polyodon spathula isolate WHYD16114869_AA chromosome 4, ASM1765450v1, whole genome shotgun sequence DNA encodes the following proteins:
- the LOC121314443 gene encoding regulator of MON1-CCZ1 complex-like — translation MSEEHYLELCGNPVQFENASSVNNVFFDEANKQVFAVRSGGATGVVVKGPDDKSTVAFRMDDKGEVKCIKFSFGNKILAVQRTSKSVEFINFIPDLLHLEYSQECKTKNASILGFCWTNWNEIVYITDQGIEFYQVLPDKRSLKLQKSQSINVNWYMYCPVTSVILLSTTVLGNVLQPFFFRSGTMSKISKFEIELPAVYKPAKLSLSERDIAMATIYGQLYVMYLKHHSRAVNNPGAEVVLYHLPREGPCKKMHVLKLNTTGKFALNVVDNLVVVHHQSSQTSMIFDIKLRGADSTLNVHQPVVPARSIHPYKIPLTGPAAVTTATPVPCELYSSTWSVFQPDIIISASEGYLWHLQVKLQPVVNLMKDKGKLMDFLLQRRDCKMVIMSVCFQMLNGPDKSNLSVIATVFDKLNQVYKEYLEVEQSYTMAVETGQSRGNPAQKRPVRTQAVIDQSDMYTHVLSVFTEKKDVSHKFIIAVLMEYIRSLNQFQITVQHYLYELVIKTLVHHNLFYMLHQFLQYHVLSDSKPLACLLLSLESTYPPAHQLSLDMLKRLSTANDEIVEVLLSKHQVLGALRFIRGVGGHDSISARKFLDAARHTREEMLFYTIFRFFEQRNQRLRGSPHFTPGEHCEEHVVYFKQLFGEQALMKPTAS, via the exons ATGAGCGAAGAACATTACTTAGAGCTTTGCGGTAATCCGGTCCAGTTTGAAAACGCCTCCAGTGTCAACAATGTATTTTTCGATGAAGCAAATAAACAG gtGTTTGCAGTTCGATCGGGTGGCGCTACAGGTGTAGTTGTGAAAGGACCAGATGACAAAAGTACTGTCGCTTTCAG AATGGATGATAAAGGAGAGGTGAAGTGCATCAAGTTTTCTTTCGGAAACAAGATTTTAGCAGTCCAGAGAACCTCCAAATCTGTG GAGTTCATCAACTTTATTCCTGATTTACTTCATCTGGAATATTCCCAAGAATGCAAG ACCAAGAATGCCAGTATCCTCGGTTTTTGTTGGACCAATTGGAATGAAATTGTCTACATTACTGACCAGGGAATTGAGTTCTATCAG GTATTGCCTGACAAGCGCAGTCTGAAGCTGCAGAAGAGTCAAAGCATCAATGTTAACTGGTATATGTACTGTCCTGTAACCTCGGTCATTCTGCTGTCCACCACAGTACTGGGGAACGTGCTCCAGCCTTTCTTCTTCAGG AGTGGAACAATGTCCAAAATATCAAAGTTTGAAATAGAATTACCAGCTGTCTATAAGCCAGCAAAACTGAGCCTGTCAGAAAGAGACATTGCCATGGCAACCAT atatgGACAACTTTATGTTATGTACTTAAAACACCATTCAAGAGCAGTAAACAATCCAGGAGCAGAGGTTGTCCTTTATCATCTACCCAG GGAAGGCCCCTGTAAGAAAATGCACGTGTTAAAGCTGAACACCACTGGCAAGTTCGCTCTGAATGTGGTGGATAACTTGGTGGTGGTTCATCACCAGAGCTCCCAG ACCTCCATGATATTTGACATTAAGTTGCGAGGCGCAGACAGTACACTCAACGTTCATCAGCCAGTGGTGCCTGCTCGATCCATCCACCCGTACAAGATCCCACTGACAG gtCCTGCAGCAGTAACTACAGCGACTCCTGTACCGTGTGAACTTT ATTCTTCTACTTGGAGTGTCTTCCAGCCGGACATCATAATCAGTGCCAGTGAAG GGTACCTGTGGCATCTCCAGGTGAAGCTGCAGCCTGTTGTTAACCTTATGAAAGATAAAGGCAAGCTAATGGACTTTCTGCTGCAGAGACGGGACTGCAAGATGGTGATCATGTCGGTCTGTTTCCAGA tgCTCAATGGACCCGACAAAAGTAACTTGTCTGTCATTGCCACTGTGTTTGACAAATTGAATCAGGTGTATAAGGAGTACCTGGAGGTGGAACAAAGCTACACCATG GCGGTGGAGACTGGTCAAAGTCGAGGTAACCCAGCACAGAAGAGACCAGTACGCACGCAGGCTGTGATTGACCAGTCTGACATGTACACACATGTCCTGTCCGTGTTCACCGAGAAGAAG GATGTGTCGCACAAGTTCATAATTGCCGTGTTGATGGAGTACATCCGGTCTCTCAACCAGTTCCAGATTACAGTGCAG CATTACCTGTATGAACTTGTCATCAAGACTCTTGTCCACCATAACCTCTTCTACATGCTTCACCAGTTTCTGCAGTACCATGTTCTCAGTGACTCCAAACCCCTG GCTTGCCTCTTGCTGTCACTTGAAAGCACTTACCCGCCAGCTCACCAGTTGTCTCTTGACATGCTGAAG AGATTGTCTACGGCCAATGATGAGATAGTGGAGGTCCTGCTTTCCAAACATCAGGTGCTGGGAGCACTGAGGTTTATCAGAGGTGTCGGGGGACATGACAGCATATCAGCACGCAAATTCCTGGACGCAGCAAGGCACACGAGAGAGGAAATGCTCTTCTACACCATCTTCAGGTTTTTTGAGCAAAGAAATCAGAGGTTACGCGGAAGCCCACATTTTACTCCAG GTGAGCACTGTGAGGAACACGTTGTTTACTTCAAGCAACTTTTCGGGGAGCAAGCACTAATGAAGCCCACAGCATCATGA